A segment of the Streptococcus dysgalactiae subsp. dysgalactiae genome:
AACTTGAAAATTGCTATAATTGAGACACAAAGATTAAAGGAGACATACTATGCCAACAGTTTTGATTATCTTAGTCGTTTTAGGGTTGCTTGCTCTATGGTTGGTGATAAGTTACAATAGCCTAGTCAAATCTCGAATGCATACCAAAGAAGCTTGGAGTCAAATTGATGTGCAGTTGAAACGTCGTAATGACTTGATTCCAAATCTTATTGAGACTGTTAAAGGTTATGCTAATTACGAGCAAAAAACATTTGAAAAAATCACTGATTTGCGTGCGCGTGTTGCTAATGCCTTAACCCCTCAAGAAACCATGGCAGCTTCTAATGAATTGAGTAAACAGGTGACCCATTTATTTGCGGTCGCTGAGAATTACCCAGACTTAAAAGCCAATGAAAACTTTTTGAAATTGCAAGAAGAGTTGACTAATACGGAAAATAAAATCTCATATTCTCGTCAACTATACAATTCAACAACTTCTAATTATAACTTGAAATTAGAATCTTTCCCAAGCAACATCGCAGGTAAACTATTCGGCTTTAAACCAAGTGAATTCTTGCAAACACCTGAAGCTGAAAAAGAGGTGCCTAAAGTAGACTTTACCTTTTAATCTTCAGCAAGAAACGACAAATCATCGTAAGAGAAGGGAGTAGCATGCTTTACCAACAGATTTCACAAAATAAACAACGTACCGTTTTGTTGTTAGTTGTCTTCTTCCTTCTGCTAGCTCTTATTGGAGCTTCCGCAGGTTATCTCCTAGTGGACAATTATGTGATAGGCGTGACTCTGGCCCTTATTATAGGTGTGATTTATGCGGTTAGCATGATTTTTCAGTCTACAACTCTTGTGATGAGCATGAATTCTGCTAGAGAAATTAGCGAGTCAGAAGCTCCAGATTTTTATCATATCGTAGAAGACATGGCCATGGTAGCACAGATTCCTATGCCAAGAGTCTTTATTATTGAAGACCCTTCTTTAAATGCTTTTGCCACAGGGTCTAGTCCTAAAAATGCAGCCGTAGCAGCAACCACAGGCTTACTTCAAGTGATGAACCGTGAAGAACTTGAAGGGGTTATTGGACACGAAGTTAGTCATATCCGTAATTATGATATTCGTATTTCAACGATTGCTGTTGCATTAGCCAGTGCGGTAACGCTCATTTCAAGTATTGGGGGACGGGCACTTTGGTATGGGGGTGGTTCTCGTAAACGTAGTAATAATAACGATGAAGGCTTAGGTATCATTTTGTTGCTCCTGTCGTTGTTGTCTCTCGTTTTAGCACCGTTAGTAGCGAGTTTGGTTCAGTTAGCGATTTCTCGTCAAAGAGAATATTTGGCAGATGCGAGTTCAGTTGAACTGACTAGAAATCCCCAAGGGATGATAAGGGCTCTTGAAAAATTGAAACAATCTCAGCCGGTAAAATACCCTGTTGATGATGCTAGCGCGGCCTTGTATATTAACGAGCCCCGCAAAAAAGGTAGTTTCAGTTCATTATTTAGTACTCATCCTCCCATTGAAGAGAGGATTGAGCGATTACAACACATGTGAGGGCTTGAGGTTAGCTCAAGCCTTATTTTCTTTTATTTTTACTTTTTAATATTCAGAAAAAAGATAGATGTCCTAAGAAAACGGAACTTCCTTAACCTGTCTTTGATCCAAATAATTGAGGAAAAGCTTTAGAAGGAGAGGAGAATCCCTTAATCTGAGGATTATCAGATGTTAAGGTTAAAAAATGTAAGAAAATTGTCATATAACTATTGACAAATACCTGATATAATAGTAAAAATAGATTAGAATTTTATTAGGAGAAGATGATGTTAATTCTTTCTGAAATCAGAAAACATCCAGACGGTCTTCGTTTTGACCAAGTGTGCGATGTTAAAGAAAAATTATTGGAACGCGACCCACAAATTCTGGATATTAAAGACGTTAGAGTTGTGGGAGATGTGCACTATGATGCTGGTTTGTACTTGTTACATTATCAGCTAAGCTATGAGGTAACCTTGCCTTCAAGTCGATCGATGACTCCTGTCAGTTTAAAAGAAGTTCAAGACGTTCAGGAATTATTTATTGAAGCCACAGATGTAGCAGGTAAACAAGATATGGTTGATGATCAGTTAGTTTTGGTTTTAGAGGAAGACAACATCGACCTTGACGAAAGTGTTGTGGACAATATCTTGCTCGCGATTCCTTTACAGGTATTGACTGAGGAAGAAAAACAATCTCAAGAGTTACCAACAGGTCAGGATTGGACCGTGCTGACTGAAGATCAATATCAATCTCTAAAAGAGGAAAAACAAAAAGAAAATAATCCTTTTGCAAGCCTCCAAGGGTTGTTTGATAAATAAAGCTGAATATTAAAGATGTCTGTAATTTTTATTTGAAAAAAGAATTATTCTTTGATATACTCTTTAGAGAATGTAGTTGCTCGTTTATAAAGGCCTTTTATCGGCCGCACAGGAGTGAAGAAGGTGATATTATCAGAAACTTTCGTACTCATTAAGTGATAATAAGTAACCATTGGAGACTTGGCTCTCAAATATGAAAAAAATTAGATTGACCTCGTGACCTTCTTTCTGGGAGAGAAAGAAAGTTTGAGAGGGTAAGGGTTGGTGTAAATGACAAAGAAAATTTTAATTATTGAAGATGAAAAGAACCTTGCACGGTTCGTTTCACTCGAATTGCAACATGAAGGTTACGAAGTAACTGTTGAAGTAAATGGTCGCGAAGGTTTAGAAACTGCCTTAGAAAAGGATTTTGACTTAATCCTCCTTGACCTAATGCTTCCTGAAATGGATGGTTTTGAAGTGACTCGTCGCTTACAAACTGAAAAAACAACTTACATTATGATGATGACTGCGCGTGATTCGATTATGGATGTGGTTGCGGGGTTAGACCGTGGAGCGGATGATTACATTGTGAAGCCATTTGCAATTGAAGAGTTATTGGCTCGTATCCGTGCCATTTTCCGTCGCCAAGATATCGAATCTGAGAAGAAAACCCCTAGTCAAGGGATTTACCGTGATTTGGTCTTGAACCCACAAAACCGTTCAGTTAACAGAGGAGATGATGAAATCTCTTTGACGAAACGTGAATATGATTTGCTTAGCATTTTGATGACTAATATGAATCGTGTCATGACACGTGAAGAGTTATTGTCAAATGTTTGGAAATACGATGAAGCTGTTGAAACAAATGTAGTGGATGTTTATATTCGGTACCTTCGCGGCAAAATCGATATTCCAGGTAAGGAGTCTTATATCCAAACCGTTCGCGGTATGGGCTATGTTATTCGTGAGAAATAAGTAAGATGGTAAAGCAGAAACAGAAGAAATATAAAAAATCGTTACCAAAACGTTTATCGAATATCTTTTTTGTTCTCTTTTTCTGCATTTTCTCTATTTTTACACTGATTGCCTACAGTTCAACTAATTATTTCTTGTTGAAAAAGGAAAGGCAATCGGTTTTTCAAGCCGTAAATATTGTTAGAGTTCGTCTTTCTGAGGTGGACTCTAATTTTACATTAGAGAACTTAGCAGAAGTTTTGTATAAAAATGATAAGACACACCTTAGAATTGATGACCGAAATGGGAGTCGCGTGATTCGAAGTGAGCGGGATATTACCAATACTCTTGATGCCAATCAGGACATTTACGTCTATAATGTGGACAAGCAGATGATTTTTACCACAGACAATGAGGAAGCTTCTCCTGGTTTGAGAGGTCCTATCGGTAAAGTTTTTCATAATCACATTGAAGATCAGTACCGTGGCTTTTCCATGACACAAAAGGTTTATTCCAATCGAACAGGAAAATTTGTAGGGTATGTTCAAGTTTTTCATGATTTGGGAAATTACTACGTGATTAGGGCCCGCTTACTCTTTTGGTTGCTTGTGGTGGAACTATTTGGCACTAGTCTGGCTTATTTGATTATTTTAATTGCCACTCAACGTTTTTTGAAACCTTTGCATAATTTGCATGAAGTGATGCGCAATATTTCCGAAAATCCTAACAATTTAAACTTACGTTCTGACATTTCGTCAGGGGATGAAATTGAAGAACTATCGGTTATTTTTGATAACATGCTGGATAAGGTCGAAACGCATACCAAGCTGCAATCTCGCTTTATTAGTGATGTTAGTCATGAGTTACGGACGCCGGTTGCTATTATTAAGGGGCACATTGGTCTCTTGCAACGCTGGGGCAAAGATGACAGTGATATTCTCGAAGAAAGTTTGACGGCTACTGCGCACGAGGCGGATCGGATGGCAATTATGATTAACGATATGCTGGATATGATTCGGGTGCAGGGGTCCTTTGAAGGGCATCAAAATGACACCACGGTTTTAGAAAATTCTATTGAGACAGTCATTGGAAACTTCCGTGTGTTGAGGGAAGATTTTGAATTTACATGGCACTCAGAAAATAAAGAAACTGTGGCGCGTATTTATAAAAATCATTTTGAACAGGCCTTGATGATTCTGATTGACAATGCGGTTAAATATTCTCGTCAAGATAAGAAAATCTCGATTGATCTTAAGGTGAACGATAAGCAAGAAGCTATTGTTAGAGTCCAAGATAAGGGAGAAGGGATTTCTAAAGAAGATATTAAACACATTTTTGAACGCTTTTATCGGACGGATAAATCTCGTAATCGAACCAGTACTCAGGCTGGTTTAGGGATAGGCTTGTCTATCCTTAAACAGATTGTGGATGGTTACCATTTACAGATGGAAGTTGAAAGTAAATTGAATCAGGGATCCGTCTTTATTTTACACATTCCACTAGCGGTTTCGAAAGATAGCCAGTGAATTGATGATCAATTATAATGAAAGAAAGAATGGCAGTGGACGTTACCGCAAGATGGTATGGTTCAAGGGCTGTTCTTTTTTCTGGATTTTGCCACCTCATTTGAAACAATTTCCCTTAGCCAGATTCCCTGACATATCCTTTTGTTATCCTTGAAAATATGATAGAATAGAGTACTAGATTAATTTGATAGAATTGGGGTGTTTGCGTGCGTTGTCCAAAATGTAATTATAATAAATCAAGTGTTGTTGATAGTAGGCAAGCTGAAGATGGCAATACCATCCGCCGTCGACGAGAATGTGAAAAATGCCATACTCGTTTTACAACATTTGAACGTGTGGAAGAACTCCCTTTATTAGTCATAAAAAAGGATGGCACAAGAGAGCAATTTTCACGAGATAAGATTTTGAATGGCGTTGTTCAAAGCGCCCAGAAACGCCCAGTCTCAAGTACGGATATTGAGAACTTAATCTCGCGTATCGAGCGAACTGTTCGTACAACTTATGAAAATGAAGTGTCAAGTACTATTATCGGTAATTTAGTGATGGATGAATTGGCAGAACTTGATGAAATCACCTACGTTCGTTTTGCCAGTGTCTATAAGAGTTTTAAAGATGTTGATGAAATTGAAGAATTGTTGCAACAAATTACCACTCGTGTGCGAGGAAAAAAGAAAAGTAGTTTAAATGATGAAACCCATTGATACCTTTACCTATCTTAAACGCAACAAAGTTTCCTGTGATGCGACAAGCCTAATTCAGTTGTATTTCCCTATTATTGGAAGTGACGCGGCTGCGGTTTACCAATATTTTCTTCATTTTTTTGATGATGGGGCTAGAGCCCACAAATTTAGCGATGTTTTAAACCATTTACAGTTTGGTATGAAGCGTTTCGAAGATGCCATGGGTATGCTGACGGCAATGGACTTGGTGGTTTTATATCAGCTTCCGGACGCCTATTTGGTCAAATTACAGCAGCCCTTAGGGCATGAAGCATTTTTAAAAGAACCTGTCTACTCTCGCTTACTCGAACAAAAAATTGGAGAATCAGCAGTGTCTGAATTACAACTAGCTATTCCTACCCAGGCTAGAAATATTTCTAAACGGTTTTCGGATGTTTTTGGCACCGATGGCCTATCTCCTAAAACCTCTCAAAGTGCTCGAAAAACGTTTGATCTAGATAGTTTCCAACAATTGATGACTAGGGATGGGCTCCAATTTGAAGATAATCAAAAAGATGTGATTAGCCTTTATAGCATTTCAGAACAATACGAAATGAATTGGTTTGATACCTACCAACTGGCTAAGGCGACGGCTGTTAATGGGAAAATTCAACCTAAGCGTTTGCTAGCCAAGAAACAACAGGCTGCTAAAGAGCCAAGTAATGACACTTTTTCTCAAGCAGAGCAGGTTATTCTACGGGAGGCCAAGCAAGACAGTTCGCTTATTTTCTTGGAGAAGATTAAAAAAGCGAGACGAGCAACGGTTACTAAAGATGAAAAAAACTTGTTGCAGACTTTGGCTAAAATGTCTTTTCTTGATGATGTGATTAATGTCATGGTCCTCTATACCTTTAATAAGACCAAGTCAGCTAATTTACAGAAAAGCTATCTGATGAAGATTGCCAATGATTTTTCGTATCAGCAGGTATCAACAGCTGAAGAGGCTATGTTAGTCTTACGAGCATTTACAGATCGTCAAGGCAGTCGGCAGGAAAAAACAAAAACAAATCAACAAACAAATGTTCCTAAGTGGAGCAATCCTAATTATCAGGAAACGACAAGCCAAGAAGAACAAGCTAAACTAGATGAATTCAAGCAGGCAGCTTTGAAGCGACTAGAAAACCTTAGAAAGGGTGGTGACTAGATGGAAAAGATTGGAGATACCATGGCAAAATTGGGTCAAAACAGTCGTGTTAATAGCGACCAATTGATTCAGACCATTTTGGCAGATCCTGAAGTGGCTGATTTTATCAGCCGACACCGTCTGTCACAAGAACAAATTAATCTGAGTTTGTCTAAATTTAATCAATTTTTGGTAGAACGTCAGAAATATCAGCTCAAGGATGATTCTTATATTGCTAAGGGATACCAACCTATTCTAGCCATGAATGAAGGTTATGCTGATGTCTCTTATTTGGAAACTAAAGAATTGGTAGAGGCTCAAAAACAGGCCGCTATCTCAGAACGGATTCAACTGGTCAGTTTGCCAAAGTCCTATCGCTATATTCATTTGTCGGATATTGACGTTAATAACGCCAGTCGTATGGAAGCCTTCTCGGCTATTTTGGATTTTGTGGAACAATACCCATCAGTAGAGCAAAAAGGATTGTACCTATATGGGGACATGGGGATTGGCAAGTCTTACTTGTTGGCTGCTATGGCTCATGAATTGTCTGAGAAAAAAGGTGTCTCAACCACTCTTTTGCATTTTCCAAGCTTTGCTATTGATGTAAAAAATGCCATTTCAAATGGCTCTGTTAAAGAAGAAATTGATGCGGTAAAGAATGTGTCGGTGCTCATTTTAGATGATATTGGTGCAGAGCAAGCCACTTCTTGGGTCCGTGATGAGGTGTTGCAGGTGATTTTGCAGTACCGCATGTTAGAAGATTTACCGACTTTCTTTACGTCCAATTATAGCTTTGCAGATTTGGAGCGTAAATGGGCGACTATTAAAGGAAACGACGAGACTTGGCAAGCTAAACGGGTGATGGAGCGTGTCCGCTATTTAGCTAGGGAGTTTCATTTAGAAGGAGTTAATCGCCGTTAAGTTTGGGATAACAATCAAGAATAATAGACAAGTGTATTAGTGAGAGAAAGAAAAGGAGAATCATGGTTTTACCTACCGTTGCCATTGTGGGCCGTCCAAATGTGGGCAAGTCCACCTTATTTAACCGAATTGCTGGAGAGCGTATTTCAATTGTGGAAAATGTCGAAGGCGTTACTCGAGATCGTATTTATGCTACTGGAGAATGGCTTAATCGCCAGTTCTCATTGATTGATACAGGTGGTATTGATGACGTTGATGCCCCGTTTATGGAACAAATCAAGAACCAGGCTCAAATTGCTATGGAGGAAGCGGACGTTATTGTCTTTGTCGTTTCTGGTAAAGAAGGGGTGACCGACGCTGACGAATATGTGTCTAAAATTCTGTATCGAACCAATACCCCAGTCATTTTAGCAGTTAATAAGGTTGATAATCCTGAAATGCGCAATGATATTTATGATTTTTATTCACTTGGTTTGGGTGATCCTTATCCAGTTTCTTCTGTTCACGGGATTGGAACAGGGGATATCTTGGATGCCATCGTTGAAAACTTACCAGTAGAAGAAGTCGAAGAAAATGATGATATTATCCGCTTCAGTTTAATCGGTCGTCCTAATGTTGGGAAATCTAGCTTGATTAACGCTATTTTAGGTGAAGATCGCGTTATTGCTAGCCCTGTCGCAGGGACAACACGTGATGCCATTGACACGCATTTCACTGATGCTGACGGTCAAGAATTCACCATGATTGATACAGCTGGAATGCGTAAATCTGGCAAGATTTATGAAAATACAGAGAAATATTCTGTCATGCGGGCGATGCGTGCCATTGATCGCTCTGATGTGGTCTTGATGGTTATCAATGCTGAAGAGGGAATCCGTGAATACGATAAGCGAATTGCTGGTTTTGCACACGAAGCTGGTAAAGGAATGATCATTGTCGTTAACAAATGGGATACCATTGACAAAGATAACCACACGGTTGCTCAATGGGAAGCGGATATTCGTGACCAATTCCAATTCTTGGCTTATGCTCCAATCATTTTTGTGTCAGCTTTAACAAAGCAGCGCCTCAACAAATTGCCTGAATTGATTAAGCGTATTAGTGACAGTCAGATTAAACGTATCCCATCTGCTGTCCTTAATGACGTTATTATGGACGCTATTGCTATTAACCCAACCCCAACTGATAAAGGGAAACGCTTGAAGATTTTCTATGCGACACAAGTTGCGGTCAAGCCGCCAACATTTGTGATTTTTGTTAATGAGGAAGAATTGATGCACTTCTCTTACTTACGTTTCTTGGAAAATCAAATTCGTGCAGCCTTTTCCTTTGAAGGAACACCGATTCATCTGATTGCACGCAAACGGAAATAAGGAACGGTCCTCTGTTAAAATAGTAATTTTAAAAAGACATTATCGGTCACTGATAAGGATTGTCTTCTGTATGTCACAGGAGGCAGTCTTTTTATGATGATTTTTGGAGGTAGGGAGAGAGTCTTTGGCATCAAACAAAGAAAACAAAAAAGGATTTTTCCAAGAAATCTCATTTGATTTTTGTTATAATAACAGGATAAGCAAAAAGGTGGGATGGATATGGCTAGATTAATTCCAGGACGGATACGGAATGAAGGTATAGAGCTCTATGAACAAGGTTTAGTCAGAATACTAGACGATCATGAGGGACTTCTACAAGCTGAAGTAGGACCCTATCACGTTCAATATGGGGCTGACGATGAGGACGTAACTTGCCAATGTGATGTGTTTGAGGCGAGACAGTATTGTAAACATATTGCAGCAGTGGAGTACTTTTTAAAAAATGATGAGGAAGGTAAACGATTTTCAGAGCAACTGAGTGATCAAACCGAACATAAGGCAGAGACGCAAAAAATGACCTCTTTTGGAAGTCTCTTTTTGGATAGTCTAGCAATGAACGACGATGATACCATTAAATACCGCTTATCAGCCTTAGGAAGTCGTAGTCCTTTTTCGTCAGATTACTGGTGGAGTTTGAAAATTAACCGTTTGCCAGATGACCGTTCTTATGTGATTCGAGACATCAAAGGCTTTTTGCAATTGGTCAAAAAGGAAGGGTTTTATCAGATTGGTAAAAACTATTTTGAACAGCTGTCTTGGTTACAATTTGATAAGCCGAGTCAAGAATTAATCGACCTTTTATGGCGGTTGTCTTCTGATACAGATAAAGGGGAGCAAGATAACGTCTTTCCTAACCATGGAAGGCATTTACGCCTACCTAGTGGCTTTTTTGAGGAAGGTATCCACTTACTAACAGGTCTTTACGATTTCAGTTTTGAGGGACCGTCTCAAACCTATCATCATCTGTTTGTTCGTCCTTTAGATGCAGAAGCAGGGCTTTACCACTTTAAGGTAGAAGTGCATCGAAAATCGATTGAGTTGCAAATTACCGAAAAAAATGTGCAATATTTTTTCGACAATACTTATCTGCTTTACCAAGATATTTTCTATCACCTATCTTTAAAACAAGCTAAAATGGTTCAAGCTATTCGTAGTCTACCAATTGATGCTGATTTGGCAAAACACATTCATTTTGACTTAGATGACCAGGCTAAACTGGCAGCTAGTTTATTAGAGTTTAAGCAAATTGGAAGTGTAGAGGCTCCTAAGAGTTTTACCATTCGTGACTTTGACGTGACTTTCCAGTTTGACTTAGTTGGACAGGATGAAATAAGTTGTCAACTGCTCTTCGACTACGGGTATTATCAGGTGGCTGATAAGGCAACTTTGGATCAGCTTCCCTTTGCTGGTAACTACAAAAAAGAAGAGAAAATCAATCGTTGTTTGAAGACCTTTGGCTTTTCCCCGCAGTTTTATTCTAAAAAACGGTTATCTAGTAAA
Coding sequences within it:
- the htpX gene encoding zinc metalloprotease HtpX; translation: MLYQQISQNKQRTVLLLVVFFLLLALIGASAGYLLVDNYVIGVTLALIIGVIYAVSMIFQSTTLVMSMNSAREISESEAPDFYHIVEDMAMVAQIPMPRVFIIEDPSLNAFATGSSPKNAAVAATTGLLQVMNREELEGVIGHEVSHIRNYDIRISTIAVALASAVTLISSIGGRALWYGGGSRKRSNNNDEGLGIILLLLSLLSLVLAPLVASLVQLAISRQREYLADASSVELTRNPQGMIRALEKLKQSQPVKYPVDDASAALYINEPRKKGSFSSLFSTHPPIEERIERLQHM
- the dnaI gene encoding primosomal protein DnaI, with the translated sequence MEKIGDTMAKLGQNSRVNSDQLIQTILADPEVADFISRHRLSQEQINLSLSKFNQFLVERQKYQLKDDSYIAKGYQPILAMNEGYADVSYLETKELVEAQKQAAISERIQLVSLPKSYRYIHLSDIDVNNASRMEAFSAILDFVEQYPSVEQKGLYLYGDMGIGKSYLLAAMAHELSEKKGVSTTLLHFPSFAIDVKNAISNGSVKEEIDAVKNVSVLILDDIGAEQATSWVRDEVLQVILQYRMLEDLPTFFTSNYSFADLERKWATIKGNDETWQAKRVMERVRYLAREFHLEGVNRR
- a CDS encoding YceD family protein — encoded protein: MLILSEIRKHPDGLRFDQVCDVKEKLLERDPQILDIKDVRVVGDVHYDAGLYLLHYQLSYEVTLPSSRSMTPVSLKEVQDVQELFIEATDVAGKQDMVDDQLVLVLEEDNIDLDESVVDNILLAIPLQVLTEEEKQSQELPTGQDWTVLTEDQYQSLKEEKQKENNPFASLQGLFDK
- a CDS encoding LemA family protein gives rise to the protein MPTVLIILVVLGLLALWLVISYNSLVKSRMHTKEAWSQIDVQLKRRNDLIPNLIETVKGYANYEQKTFEKITDLRARVANALTPQETMAASNELSKQVTHLFAVAENYPDLKANENFLKLQEELTNTENKISYSRQLYNSTTSNYNLKLESFPSNIAGKLFGFKPSEFLQTPEAEKEVPKVDFTF
- a CDS encoding DnaD domain protein: MMKPIDTFTYLKRNKVSCDATSLIQLYFPIIGSDAAAVYQYFLHFFDDGARAHKFSDVLNHLQFGMKRFEDAMGMLTAMDLVVLYQLPDAYLVKLQQPLGHEAFLKEPVYSRLLEQKIGESAVSELQLAIPTQARNISKRFSDVFGTDGLSPKTSQSARKTFDLDSFQQLMTRDGLQFEDNQKDVISLYSISEQYEMNWFDTYQLAKATAVNGKIQPKRLLAKKQQAAKEPSNDTFSQAEQVILREAKQDSSLIFLEKIKKARRATVTKDEKNLLQTLAKMSFLDDVINVMVLYTFNKTKSANLQKSYLMKIANDFSYQQVSTAEEAMLVLRAFTDRQGSRQEKTKTNQQTNVPKWSNPNYQETTSQEEQAKLDEFKQAALKRLENLRKGGD
- the nrdR gene encoding transcriptional regulator NrdR, whose translation is MRCPKCNYNKSSVVDSRQAEDGNTIRRRRECEKCHTRFTTFERVEELPLLVIKKDGTREQFSRDKILNGVVQSAQKRPVSSTDIENLISRIERTVRTTYENEVSSTIIGNLVMDELAELDEITYVRFASVYKSFKDVDEIEELLQQITTRVRGKKKSSLNDETH
- a CDS encoding HAMP domain-containing sensor histidine kinase, with amino-acid sequence MVKQKQKKYKKSLPKRLSNIFFVLFFCIFSIFTLIAYSSTNYFLLKKERQSVFQAVNIVRVRLSEVDSNFTLENLAEVLYKNDKTHLRIDDRNGSRVIRSERDITNTLDANQDIYVYNVDKQMIFTTDNEEASPGLRGPIGKVFHNHIEDQYRGFSMTQKVYSNRTGKFVGYVQVFHDLGNYYVIRARLLFWLLVVELFGTSLAYLIILIATQRFLKPLHNLHEVMRNISENPNNLNLRSDISSGDEIEELSVIFDNMLDKVETHTKLQSRFISDVSHELRTPVAIIKGHIGLLQRWGKDDSDILEESLTATAHEADRMAIMINDMLDMIRVQGSFEGHQNDTTVLENSIETVIGNFRVLREDFEFTWHSENKETVARIYKNHFEQALMILIDNAVKYSRQDKKISIDLKVNDKQEAIVRVQDKGEGISKEDIKHIFERFYRTDKSRNRTSTQAGLGIGLSILKQIVDGYHLQMEVESKLNQGSVFILHIPLAVSKDSQ
- the der gene encoding ribosome biogenesis GTPase Der — translated: MVLPTVAIVGRPNVGKSTLFNRIAGERISIVENVEGVTRDRIYATGEWLNRQFSLIDTGGIDDVDAPFMEQIKNQAQIAMEEADVIVFVVSGKEGVTDADEYVSKILYRTNTPVILAVNKVDNPEMRNDIYDFYSLGLGDPYPVSSVHGIGTGDILDAIVENLPVEEVEENDDIIRFSLIGRPNVGKSSLINAILGEDRVIASPVAGTTRDAIDTHFTDADGQEFTMIDTAGMRKSGKIYENTEKYSVMRAMRAIDRSDVVLMVINAEEGIREYDKRIAGFAHEAGKGMIIVVNKWDTIDKDNHTVAQWEADIRDQFQFLAYAPIIFVSALTKQRLNKLPELIKRISDSQIKRIPSAVLNDVIMDAIAINPTPTDKGKRLKIFYATQVAVKPPTFVIFVNEEELMHFSYLRFLENQIRAAFSFEGTPIHLIARKRK
- the covR gene encoding two-component system response regulator CovR/CsrR, with product MTKKILIIEDEKNLARFVSLELQHEGYEVTVEVNGREGLETALEKDFDLILLDLMLPEMDGFEVTRRLQTEKTTYIMMMTARDSIMDVVAGLDRGADDYIVKPFAIEELLARIRAIFRRQDIESEKKTPSQGIYRDLVLNPQNRSVNRGDDEISLTKREYDLLSILMTNMNRVMTREELLSNVWKYDEAVETNVVDVYIRYLRGKIDIPGKESYIQTVRGMGYVIREK